A region of Pyxidicoccus parkwaysis DNA encodes the following proteins:
- a CDS encoding AmpG family muropeptide MFS transporter, producing MSDGQKNEARAQRPGTLKSLAMAMASWRTAAVTLLSFSSGLPLGLVWIAIPDWLRSAGVDIRVVGLVTLAQAPWSFKFLWSPLMDRYVPPFWGRRRGWMAVAQVALFATTLAMAGVANHPEAAWVVGALALAVAFSAATQDIAIDAYSVEVLRKEEQGIAVGARVALYRAAMFIAGSAAITLAGRISWSIVVIGLALLYLPILIITRFAPEPEEHLPPPRSLKDAAWYPFVGFLQRHRALEILAFVFAYKLADNLGSSLMRPFLVDMGYSATDRGVALGTLGLFGTIAGTLIGGAWTTVLGLGRALWLFGVVQIVSNIGYVLVARAGAPNELLMYSAIGFEQVTQGLGTGAFSVLLMRLTQKRFSATQFALLSSLFSIPRVLAGPISGFAVHAMGWENFFWLTMVAGIPGLLLLARFVPPGVKDPNFDVEAQVRPATRVMSRGALTTAAVLSGMSGIVLGGLTTALLGAMQAVRTNPAGGFDFGAALSAMLQPASVGDWVTLAGIVIFGAMVGLLTAATLAARSGAFYLPEEEAPPSPTGAAEAR from the coding sequence ATGAGTGACGGGCAGAAGAACGAGGCGCGCGCGCAGCGTCCGGGGACACTGAAGAGCCTGGCGATGGCCATGGCCTCCTGGCGTACGGCCGCGGTGACGCTGCTCTCGTTTTCTTCGGGCCTGCCCCTGGGCCTCGTCTGGATTGCGATTCCCGACTGGCTGCGCAGCGCCGGCGTGGACATCCGCGTGGTGGGCCTCGTGACGCTGGCGCAGGCGCCCTGGTCCTTCAAGTTCCTCTGGTCGCCGCTGATGGACCGCTACGTGCCGCCCTTCTGGGGCCGGCGGCGCGGCTGGATGGCGGTGGCGCAGGTGGCGCTGTTCGCCACCACGCTGGCGATGGCGGGCGTGGCCAATCACCCCGAGGCGGCGTGGGTGGTGGGGGCGCTGGCCCTGGCGGTGGCCTTCTCCGCGGCCACGCAGGACATCGCCATCGACGCGTACTCGGTGGAGGTGCTGCGCAAGGAGGAGCAGGGCATCGCGGTGGGTGCGCGCGTGGCGCTGTACCGCGCGGCCATGTTCATCGCGGGCTCGGCGGCGATTACCCTCGCGGGGCGCATCTCCTGGAGCATCGTCGTCATCGGGCTGGCGCTGCTCTATCTGCCGATACTCATCATCACCCGCTTCGCGCCGGAGCCCGAGGAGCACCTCCCGCCTCCGCGCTCGCTCAAGGACGCCGCCTGGTACCCCTTCGTGGGCTTCCTGCAGCGGCACCGCGCGCTGGAAATCCTGGCGTTCGTCTTCGCGTACAAGCTGGCGGACAACCTGGGCAGCTCGCTGATGCGGCCCTTCCTGGTGGACATGGGCTACAGCGCCACGGACCGCGGCGTGGCGCTGGGCACCCTCGGTTTGTTCGGAACCATCGCCGGCACGCTGATTGGCGGCGCGTGGACGACGGTGCTGGGGCTGGGCCGGGCGCTGTGGCTGTTCGGCGTGGTGCAGATTGTCTCCAACATTGGCTATGTCCTCGTGGCGCGCGCCGGGGCGCCGAATGAATTGCTCATGTATTCGGCCATCGGCTTCGAGCAGGTGACGCAGGGCCTGGGCACCGGCGCATTCTCCGTGCTGCTCATGCGGCTGACGCAGAAGCGCTTCTCCGCCACGCAATTCGCGCTGCTCTCCAGCCTCTTCTCCATTCCGCGCGTGTTGGCGGGCCCCATCAGCGGCTTCGCCGTCCATGCCATGGGCTGGGAGAACTTCTTCTGGCTCACCATGGTGGCGGGCATCCCCGGCCTGCTGCTGCTCGCGCGCTTCGTGCCGCCGGGCGTGAAGGACCCGAACTTCGACGTGGAGGCCCAGGTCCGTCCGGCCACCCGGGTCATGAGCCGGGGCGCGCTCACGACGGCTGCCGTGCTGTCGGGCATGTCGGGCATCGTGCTGGGCGGGCTGACGACGGCGCTGCTCGGCGCGATGCAGGCGGTGCGTACGAATCCGGCGGGTGGTTTCGACTTCGGCGCGGCGCTGTCCGCGATGCTCCAGCCCGCGTCCGTCGGAGACTGGGTGACGCTGGCCGGCATCGTCATCTTCGGGGCAATGGTGGGCCTGCTCACCGCGGCCACGCTCGCCGCGCGCTCCGGGGCGTTCTACCTCCCGGAGGAGGAGGCCCCGCCCTCCCCCACCGGCGCGGCCGAAGCGCGCTGA